In Streptomyces sclerotialus, one genomic interval encodes:
- a CDS encoding FGGY-family carbohydrate kinase, which yields MALNAVIGVDVGTSSSKGVLVGPDGTLLRSAVREHVVDRPAPGHVEMDATVWWAEFVSLARELTEDGAVEVDAVGVSGMGPCVLLTDADDVPLRPAILYGVDTRATEQITRLEDRLGPEAIRARCGSGLSSQAAGAKIAWVADEEPDVFARARRLYMPSSWLVRNLTGGYVLDHHSASQTTPLYDTVARTWYTPWAGLICPDLELPPLRWSGEAAGSVTAEAARLTGLPAGIPVVTGTVDAWAEALSVGAHTAGDLMLMYGTTMFLVHTVPGLLTAPALWSTVGALPGTRNLAGGMATSGAVTAWLRELTGGPDYAELLRAAEASGTGANGLLMLPFFAGERTPVMDPRARGVIAGLTLSHTRGDLYRAALEATAYGVRHNIEAIEAVGGDIRRVVAVGGGTQGRLWTQIVSDVTGRAQEVRTTSIGASYGGALLAAQLLGDATADAWNPVRETITPRPDAAARYTELYGLYRDLYPATADIVHTLSTYQTR from the coding sequence ATGGCACTCAACGCGGTGATCGGTGTCGACGTCGGCACCTCCAGCAGCAAGGGCGTCCTGGTCGGGCCGGACGGCACACTGCTCCGCTCGGCGGTACGCGAGCACGTCGTCGACCGGCCGGCGCCCGGCCACGTCGAGATGGACGCCACCGTCTGGTGGGCGGAGTTCGTCTCGCTCGCCCGTGAGCTGACCGAGGACGGCGCCGTCGAGGTCGATGCCGTCGGCGTCAGCGGCATGGGCCCGTGCGTCCTGCTCACCGACGCCGACGACGTACCGCTGCGGCCGGCGATCCTCTACGGCGTCGACACCCGCGCCACCGAGCAGATCACCCGCCTCGAAGACCGTCTCGGCCCCGAGGCCATCAGGGCACGCTGCGGTTCAGGCCTCAGCAGCCAGGCGGCCGGTGCGAAGATCGCCTGGGTCGCGGACGAGGAGCCGGACGTGTTCGCCCGCGCCCGCCGCCTCTACATGCCCAGCTCCTGGCTGGTCCGCAACCTCACCGGCGGCTACGTCCTGGACCACCACTCCGCGAGCCAGACCACCCCGCTCTACGACACCGTCGCCCGCACCTGGTACACCCCCTGGGCCGGCCTGATCTGCCCGGACCTGGAACTCCCGCCGCTGCGCTGGTCCGGTGAGGCCGCCGGCAGCGTCACCGCGGAGGCCGCGCGGCTGACCGGACTGCCGGCCGGCATCCCGGTCGTCACCGGCACGGTCGACGCGTGGGCCGAGGCGCTGAGCGTCGGCGCGCACACCGCCGGCGACCTGATGCTGATGTACGGCACGACGATGTTTCTCGTCCACACCGTGCCCGGTCTGCTGACCGCGCCCGCCCTGTGGAGCACCGTCGGCGCCCTGCCCGGCACCCGCAACCTCGCCGGCGGCATGGCCACGTCGGGCGCCGTCACCGCGTGGCTGCGCGAGCTGACCGGCGGACCGGACTACGCCGAGCTGCTGCGGGCGGCCGAGGCGTCCGGTACCGGCGCCAACGGCCTGCTGATGCTGCCGTTCTTCGCGGGCGAACGCACCCCGGTCATGGACCCGCGGGCGCGCGGCGTCATCGCGGGCCTCACCCTCTCGCACACCCGCGGCGACCTCTACCGTGCGGCCCTGGAGGCCACCGCCTACGGCGTACGGCACAACATCGAGGCCATCGAGGCGGTCGGCGGCGACATCCGGCGGGTCGTGGCCGTGGGCGGCGGCACCCAGGGCCGGCTCTGGACGCAGATCGTCTCCGACGTCACCGGCAGGGCGCAGGAGGTACGCACCACCTCCATCGGAGCGAGCTACGGCGGCGCGCTGCTGGCCGCCCAGCTCCTCGGCGACGCCACGGCCGACGCCTGGAACCCGGTACGCGAGACCATCACCCCCAGGCCCGACGCCGCCGCGCGCTACACGGAGCTCTACGGCCTCTACCGCGACCTCTACCCGGCGACGGCAGACATCGTCCACACCCTCAGCACATACCAGACCCGCTGA
- a CDS encoding MFS transporter → MPIKSPERTRTAPPATPRFLLPSLVLAVLGYQINATMLSPALPDVARRLDTSSSLVGLSQTLFFLLAAVGQVTMARLSDYRGRKPVMLLCGALLILGNLACALAPDITVYLAGRILQGVSAAMFSLAFLTLNDLLPPAAFGRAAGIISAVNGGFAGIDAIVGGRLADTVGFRAIFLGGLLLSVVGTAAVARYVPAVAPKAAGAMDWLGATLLALGLSGVLIGLAQGAGWGWTSAATLGCVLGGLAALTAFVLVQRARSGGTGTPDPHEASGPATGGTGSRPATGTGTGSGSRPAARTTPVIDIRLLASRRAWPLLLTVTLTLAGAFGALALTIPLFTQDPHAGYGLSATRSALLYATPAAAIGVLGAPLAGYFGPRVGWRRVALAGSAGSLLAFAVAVPFRTEPWALFAALTVLGLTYNGISITALNGLAVVSAPKDQQGALTGLTGACFGIGASLGTALASGLITAAGTGGASGSALYTGAFVAALGALVLAMGAALAIKRVPAEDGEGAGRTEGAPAVHV, encoded by the coding sequence ATGCCCATCAAGAGCCCTGAGCGCACTCGTACCGCGCCGCCCGCCACCCCACGATTCCTGCTGCCCTCGCTGGTGCTGGCCGTACTCGGGTACCAGATCAACGCGACGATGCTCAGCCCGGCGCTGCCCGACGTCGCCCGCCGCCTGGACACCAGCAGCAGCCTCGTCGGCCTGTCGCAGACGCTGTTCTTCCTGCTCGCCGCCGTCGGGCAGGTCACCATGGCGCGGCTGAGCGACTACCGCGGCCGCAAGCCCGTCATGCTGCTGTGCGGCGCGCTGCTGATCCTCGGCAACCTCGCCTGCGCCCTCGCCCCCGACATCACCGTCTACCTCGCCGGACGCATCCTCCAGGGCGTGTCGGCCGCGATGTTCTCGCTCGCCTTCCTCACCCTCAACGACCTGCTCCCGCCCGCCGCCTTCGGCCGCGCCGCCGGCATCATCAGCGCCGTCAACGGCGGTTTCGCGGGAATCGACGCGATCGTGGGCGGCCGGCTCGCCGACACGGTCGGCTTCCGCGCCATCTTCCTCGGCGGCCTGCTGCTGTCGGTCGTGGGCACCGCGGCCGTGGCCCGGTACGTACCGGCCGTGGCGCCGAAGGCCGCGGGCGCCATGGACTGGCTGGGCGCGACGCTCCTGGCCCTGGGCCTGTCCGGAGTGCTCATCGGTCTGGCGCAGGGTGCCGGCTGGGGCTGGACCTCGGCGGCCACGCTCGGCTGCGTACTCGGCGGCCTGGCTGCGCTGACGGCCTTCGTCCTCGTCCAGCGGGCCCGCTCGGGCGGCACCGGCACCCCGGACCCCCACGAAGCGTCCGGCCCGGCCACCGGCGGTACCGGCTCCCGCCCGGCCACCGGCACCGGCACCGGCTCCGGTTCCCGCCCGGCCGCCCGCACCACCCCCGTGATCGACATCCGCCTGCTCGCCTCGCGCCGGGCCTGGCCGCTGCTGCTGACCGTGACCCTCACCCTCGCGGGCGCGTTCGGGGCGCTCGCCCTGACGATCCCGCTCTTCACCCAGGACCCGCACGCCGGTTACGGCCTCTCCGCGACCCGCTCGGCACTGCTGTACGCGACCCCCGCCGCGGCGATCGGCGTGCTCGGCGCCCCGCTCGCGGGCTACTTCGGACCCCGCGTCGGCTGGCGCCGCGTCGCCCTCGCCGGCTCGGCCGGCTCGCTGCTCGCCTTCGCCGTCGCCGTGCCGTTCCGGACCGAGCCCTGGGCGCTCTTCGCCGCGCTCACCGTGCTGGGCCTCACGTACAACGGCATCAGCATCACGGCGCTCAACGGGCTCGCCGTCGTCTCCGCACCCAAGGACCAGCAGGGCGCCCTCACCGGCCTGACCGGCGCCTGCTTCGGCATCGGCGCCTCCCTCGGCACCGCACTCGCCTCCGGGCTGATCACCGCGGCCGGTACCGGCGGCGCGAGCGGCTCAGCCCTCTACACCGGTGCGTTCGTGGCCGCGCTCGGCGCGCTCGTCCTCGCCATGGGGGCCGCCCTCGCCATCAAGCGCGTGCCGGCGGAGGACGGGGAAGGGGCCGGTCGCACGGAGGGCGCGCCCGCCGTCCACGTCTGA
- a CDS encoding GntR family transcriptional regulator — MAGRQPAPPQRRPVVVLYERMIEAIRDGTYPPGSTLPTEPRLAAELGVSRPALREALILLQEDGAITVRRGVGRTVSPHLPPRGFEYLKPVEQLLSEGRQVRASALARAYEEPTDFSTQHLLLPGTSRVRFWESLIEVGGLPACLTQEWAARDETLAELLPDAAAAFDGPASATSSMLRLLLEAGRELPLTGSSTIVATTLGRQRGEQLGRPADSPAVLVTQVVRLDRTPLLAAKHMLPPGAPALPVWQAR, encoded by the coding sequence ATGGCCGGCAGACAGCCCGCACCGCCTCAACGGCGGCCGGTCGTCGTGCTGTACGAGCGGATGATCGAGGCCATCCGGGACGGCACCTACCCGCCGGGCTCCACCCTGCCGACCGAACCGCGGCTCGCCGCCGAGCTGGGCGTGAGCCGGCCGGCGCTGCGCGAGGCGCTGATCCTGCTCCAGGAGGACGGCGCGATCACCGTACGGCGCGGGGTGGGCCGTACGGTCAGCCCGCACCTCCCGCCGCGCGGCTTCGAGTACCTCAAGCCGGTGGAGCAGCTGCTCAGCGAGGGCCGGCAGGTACGGGCCTCGGCCCTGGCCCGCGCGTACGAGGAGCCGACCGACTTCTCCACCCAGCACCTGCTGCTGCCGGGCACCAGCCGGGTGCGCTTCTGGGAGAGCCTGATCGAGGTCGGCGGGCTGCCGGCCTGTCTGACCCAGGAGTGGGCGGCCCGGGACGAGACGCTGGCCGAGCTGCTGCCGGACGCCGCGGCCGCGTTCGACGGGCCCGCCTCGGCGACGTCGTCCATGCTGCGACTGCTCCTGGAGGCGGGGCGTGAACTGCCGCTGACGGGCAGCAGCACCATCGTGGCGACCACGCTCGGCCGTCAGCGCGGCGAACAGCTCGGCCGCCCCGCGGACTCCCCCGCCGTCCTGGTCACCCAGGTCGTACGGCTGGACCGCACACCGCTGCTCGCGGCCAAGCACATGCTCCCGCCGGGCGCACCGGCCCTCCCGGTGTGGCAGGCACGCTGA
- a CDS encoding adenosine deaminase: MTLSDKYTPPTGALPHAPNAPALPEDLVRQAPKVLLHDHLDGGLRPATVVELAEEAGYGALPTTDPAALGEWFRDAADSGSLERYLETFAHTCAVMQTAPALFRIAAECAEDLAADGVVYAEVRFAPEQHLAAGLTLDEVVDAVNAGFREGERRAAAAGRRIRVGTLLCAMRHADRALEIAQLAVAHRDRGVAGFDIAGGEIGNPASRHAEAFDHLRSEGARVTVHAGEAVGMESIREAVLRCGAHRIGHGVRITDDIEIAADGSVRLGRLASYVRDMRIALEVCPTSNLQTGAASSYPGHPIDLLRRLGFRVCLNTDNRLVSGTTMTQEFQHLATAFGYGPAELEEFTVNAAKAAFLPFDERTALVDEVIRPGYARLRSRSLGHVPVRGAAAA, from the coding sequence ATGACGCTGTCTGACAAGTACACCCCGCCCACCGGCGCGCTTCCCCACGCGCCGAACGCTCCCGCCCTGCCCGAGGACCTGGTCCGCCAGGCGCCCAAGGTGCTGCTCCACGACCACCTCGACGGCGGCCTGCGCCCGGCGACCGTCGTGGAACTGGCCGAGGAGGCCGGCTACGGCGCGCTGCCCACCACCGACCCCGCCGCGCTGGGCGAGTGGTTCCGCGACGCCGCCGACTCCGGCTCGCTGGAGCGCTACCTGGAGACGTTCGCGCACACCTGCGCCGTGATGCAGACCGCCCCCGCGCTCTTCCGCATCGCCGCCGAGTGCGCCGAGGACCTGGCCGCCGACGGCGTGGTCTACGCCGAGGTGCGCTTCGCCCCCGAGCAGCACCTCGCCGCCGGCCTCACCCTCGACGAGGTCGTCGACGCGGTCAACGCCGGCTTCCGCGAGGGCGAGCGCCGGGCCGCGGCCGCCGGCCGCCGGATTCGCGTCGGTACGCTGCTGTGCGCCATGCGGCACGCCGACCGCGCGCTGGAGATCGCGCAGCTCGCCGTCGCCCACCGCGACCGCGGCGTGGCCGGCTTCGACATCGCGGGCGGCGAGATCGGCAACCCGGCGAGCCGCCACGCCGAAGCCTTCGACCACCTCCGCAGCGAGGGCGCCCGGGTGACCGTGCACGCCGGTGAGGCCGTGGGCATGGAGTCCATCCGGGAGGCGGTGCTGCGCTGCGGCGCCCACCGCATCGGCCACGGCGTCCGCATCACCGACGACATCGAGATCGCCGCCGACGGCTCGGTACGCCTCGGCCGCCTCGCCTCCTACGTACGCGACATGCGGATCGCCCTGGAGGTCTGCCCCACCTCCAACCTCCAGACCGGCGCCGCGTCGAGCTACCCGGGCCACCCCATCGACCTGCTGCGCAGGCTCGGCTTCCGGGTCTGCCTCAACACCGACAACCGCCTGGTCAGCGGCACCACGATGACGCAGGAGTTCCAGCACCTGGCCACCGCGTTCGGCTACGGCCCGGCGGAGCTGGAGGAGTTCACCGTCAACGCGGCCAAGGCCGCCTTCCTCCCCTTCGACGAGCGCACCGCCCTCGTCGACGAGGTCATCCGCCCCGGCTACGCCCGGCTGCGCTCCCGCTCCCTGGGCCACGTACCGGTACGCGGCGCGGCCGCGGCCTGA
- a CDS encoding D-alanyl-D-alanine carboxypeptidase family protein, with protein sequence MRRASAVLVTAGAVLTAGAFAAPAQAATPKAPTITAKGGFVMNNGTGKSLFTKAADTRLSTGSTTKIMTARVVLAQKNLNLDSKVTIQKAYSDYIVDNNWASSARLIVGDKVTVRQLLYGLMLPSGCDAAYALADKFGTGSTRSARVKSFIGKMNTTAKSLGLKNTHFDSFDGIGRGANYSTPRDLTKLASSAMKYSTFRTVVKTKSTKQKVTTKNGGYRYMSWSNTNNLLGSYSGTIGVKTGSGPEAKYCLVFAATRSGKTVIGTVLASSSVANRTADAKKLMDYGFKK encoded by the coding sequence ATGCGTCGTGCGTCCGCGGTCCTGGTGACCGCGGGTGCGGTCCTGACCGCCGGGGCGTTCGCGGCCCCGGCGCAGGCCGCCACGCCCAAGGCGCCCACGATCACCGCCAAGGGCGGGTTCGTGATGAACAACGGCACGGGGAAGAGTCTCTTCACCAAGGCCGCCGACACCCGGCTGTCCACCGGGTCCACCACCAAGATCATGACCGCCCGGGTGGTGCTCGCGCAGAAGAACCTGAACCTGGACTCCAAGGTCACGATCCAGAAGGCGTACAGCGACTACATCGTCGACAACAACTGGGCCTCGTCGGCCCGGCTGATCGTCGGTGACAAGGTCACGGTCCGCCAGCTGCTGTACGGGCTGATGCTTCCCTCCGGATGCGACGCCGCGTACGCGCTCGCCGACAAGTTCGGCACCGGGTCCACCCGGTCCGCGCGGGTGAAGTCCTTCATCGGCAAGATGAACACCACGGCCAAGAGCCTCGGGCTGAAGAACACCCACTTCGACTCGTTCGACGGCATCGGGCGCGGCGCGAACTACTCGACGCCGCGTGACCTGACGAAGCTGGCCAGCAGTGCGATGAAGTACTCCACGTTCCGTACGGTCGTGAAGACGAAGTCCACCAAGCAGAAGGTCACGACGAAGAACGGCGGGTACCGCTACATGTCGTGGTCGAACACCAACAACCTGCTCGGCAGCTACTCCGGCACCATCGGCGTCAAGACCGGTTCGGGCCCGGAGGCCAAGTACTGCCTGGTCTTCGCCGCCACCCGCAGCGGCAAGACGGTCATCGGCACCGTCCTCGCGTCCTCCTCGGTGGCCAACCGCACCGCGGACGCGAAGAAGCTGATGGACTACGGGTTCAAGAAGTAG
- a CDS encoding SDR family oxidoreductase, which produces MPTDSGRTSRNDRMPQEEAEIRPPYRFQRQQRPGLEADMETRPRYLAPKYRASDRLAGRVALITGGDSGIGRSVAVLYAREGADVAIVYLPEEQPDAEETREAVEDEGRRCLLLSGDLCDADFCAEAVDRTVREFGRLNILVSNAAYLNSQNELEDLTAEDFDRVFKTNVYAHFHLIMAALPHLSHGDAIIATASEEGLKGSEIMMDYAASKSAMVTFTKSIAPHLAQRGVRANVVSPGPTWTVLNLAGQRWPDDYLTNLGSSAPMGRVAQPEEVAPAYVYLASDADSSFTVGEVIAVTGGLTDTR; this is translated from the coding sequence GTGCCCACGGACAGCGGCCGCACCAGCCGGAACGACCGGATGCCGCAGGAGGAGGCCGAGATCCGCCCGCCCTACCGGTTCCAGCGCCAGCAGCGCCCGGGGCTCGAGGCGGACATGGAGACCCGGCCCCGCTACCTGGCCCCCAAGTACCGGGCGTCCGACCGCCTGGCCGGGCGCGTGGCCCTGATCACCGGTGGTGACTCGGGCATCGGCAGGTCGGTCGCCGTCCTCTACGCGCGGGAGGGCGCGGACGTCGCGATCGTCTACCTGCCGGAGGAGCAGCCGGATGCCGAGGAGACCCGCGAGGCCGTCGAGGACGAGGGCCGACGCTGTCTCCTGCTCTCCGGTGACCTGTGCGACGCCGACTTCTGCGCCGAGGCCGTCGACCGCACCGTACGGGAGTTCGGCCGGCTGAACATCCTGGTGAGCAACGCGGCCTACCTCAACAGCCAGAACGAGCTGGAGGACCTGACCGCGGAGGACTTCGACCGGGTCTTCAAGACCAACGTGTACGCGCACTTCCACCTGATCATGGCCGCGCTGCCGCACCTCTCGCACGGTGACGCCATCATCGCCACCGCCTCCGAGGAGGGCCTGAAGGGCAGCGAGATCATGATGGACTACGCCGCTTCCAAGTCGGCCATGGTCACGTTCACCAAGTCCATCGCCCCGCACCTGGCCCAGCGCGGGGTACGTGCCAACGTCGTCTCGCCCGGTCCGACCTGGACGGTGCTCAACCTCGCCGGGCAGCGCTGGCCGGACGACTACCTCACCAACCTGGGCAGCTCGGCCCCCATGGGGCGGGTCGCCCAGCCCGAAGAGGTGGCGCCCGCCTATGTGTACCTGGCCTCCGACGCCGACTCCAGCTTCACCGTCGGTGAGGTGATCGCGGTGACCGGAGGCCTGACGGACACCCGCTGA
- a CDS encoding glycoside hydrolase domain-containing protein, with protein MCRRVAEAGYATASFVSDMSSGFSGNLGCPMPTNWAFDQIATVTVGPGDGAIGIDNNIASGRDTGQGDFDADSCTEGLDVDLDKTSYRDAMLKDVQNYLTSIGVPETGGDGWTDSDWATPGGISTTKAYDLVLSTDWLFTSPARQLELRTQWNTVEQR; from the coding sequence GTGTGTCGGCGGGTCGCGGAGGCCGGGTACGCCACGGCAAGCTTTGTATCGGACATGTCCAGTGGTTTCTCCGGAAACCTCGGCTGTCCGATGCCGACGAACTGGGCCTTCGACCAGATCGCCACTGTCACCGTCGGCCCGGGTGACGGCGCGATCGGAATCGACAACAACATCGCCTCGGGCCGGGACACCGGTCAGGGCGACTTCGATGCCGACTCCTGCACGGAAGGCCTGGACGTCGACCTGGACAAGACCTCGTACCGCGACGCGATGCTGAAGGACGTCCAGAACTATCTGACGTCGATCGGTGTCCCGGAAACCGGTGGCGACGGCTGGACCGACAGCGACTGGGCCACGCCGGGCGGTATCTCCACCACCAAGGCGTACGACCTCGTGTTGAGCACCGACTGGTTGTTCACGTCGCCGGCACGGCAACTCGAACTGCGCACTCAATGGAACACCGTTGAACAGCGCTGA
- a CDS encoding peptidase C39 family protein, whose product MTRYAPRRTVLAAALAVAAGAATPLPALAAGRSGTPDPHGSGTAAHPHAGSLVDYHGWTTVADWLAGSGHGTRIEPGSRPGVQIAVPIGTTDYRDPHLNKTSTWEYATWTSPVHELKVPATELIASWNTHTPAGTWIAVELRGMYSDKSRTPWYVMGRWAAGDQDIRRTSVDDQTDDKSTVYTDTLSIDSPASGLRLVSYELRVTLYRKPGTQLTPTVWRVGAMGSDIPDRFTVPASKPGIARGRELPVPRYSQEIHKGQYPEYDNGGEAWCSPTSSQMIIEYWGRRPTPEDLAWVNPDYADPQVCHAARYTFDYQYKGCGNWPFNAAYAATYHDLQGVVTRLHSLTDVEKLIHVGIPVITSQSFIASELDGAGYGTAGHLMTVIGFTRSGDIIANDPNSPTNAAVRRVYNRRQWENIWLRTKRKDASGAVKSGTGGVCYLYFPACPTGPQKRALQELGICA is encoded by the coding sequence ATGACCAGATACGCTCCCCGCCGCACCGTCCTGGCCGCCGCCCTCGCCGTCGCCGCCGGCGCCGCGACCCCCCTGCCCGCCCTCGCCGCCGGCCGCTCCGGAACACCCGACCCGCACGGGTCCGGCACCGCCGCGCACCCGCACGCAGGTTCGCTCGTGGACTACCACGGCTGGACCACCGTCGCCGACTGGCTCGCCGGCTCGGGGCACGGCACCCGCATCGAGCCCGGCTCGCGCCCCGGCGTACAGATCGCGGTCCCGATCGGCACCACCGACTACCGCGACCCGCACCTGAACAAGACCTCCACCTGGGAGTACGCCACCTGGACCTCCCCGGTGCACGAGCTCAAGGTGCCGGCCACCGAGCTCATCGCGTCCTGGAACACCCACACCCCCGCCGGCACCTGGATCGCCGTCGAGCTGCGCGGCATGTACTCGGACAAGTCCCGTACCCCGTGGTACGTCATGGGCCGCTGGGCCGCGGGCGACCAGGACATCCGCCGTACGTCCGTCGACGACCAGACCGACGACAAGAGCACGGTCTACACCGACACCCTCTCCATCGACTCCCCGGCGAGCGGCCTGCGCCTGGTCTCGTACGAACTCCGCGTCACCCTCTACCGCAAGCCCGGTACGCAGCTCACCCCCACGGTGTGGCGTGTGGGAGCCATGGGTTCCGACATCCCCGACCGCTTCACCGTCCCGGCCTCCAAGCCGGGCATCGCCAGGGGCCGGGAACTCCCGGTCCCGCGCTACTCCCAGGAGATCCACAAGGGCCAGTACCCCGAGTACGACAACGGGGGAGAGGCCTGGTGCAGCCCCACCTCCTCCCAGATGATCATCGAGTACTGGGGCCGCCGCCCCACCCCCGAGGACCTGGCCTGGGTCAACCCCGACTACGCGGACCCCCAGGTCTGCCACGCCGCCCGCTACACCTTCGACTACCAGTACAAGGGCTGCGGCAACTGGCCCTTCAACGCCGCCTACGCCGCGACGTACCACGACCTCCAGGGCGTCGTGACCCGCCTGCACTCCCTCACCGACGTCGAGAAGCTCATCCACGTCGGCATCCCCGTCATCACCTCCCAGTCCTTCATCGCCTCGGAACTGGACGGCGCGGGCTACGGCACGGCAGGCCACCTGATGACGGTCATCGGCTTCACCCGGTCCGGCGACATCATCGCCAACGACCCGAACTCCCCCACCAACGCCGCCGTCCGCCGCGTCTACAACCGCCGCCAGTGGGAGAACATCTGGCTCCGCACCAAGCGCAAGGACGCGAGCGGCGCGGTGAAGTCCGGCACCGGCGGCGTCTGCTACCTCTACTTCCCGGCCTGTCCCACGGGGCCGCAGAAGCGGGCGCTGCAGGAGCTGGGGATCTGCGCGTAG
- a CDS encoding uridine kinase family protein, translating into MEAAADHGLDVLAARLRALPPSCGPVRLVAVDGHAGSGKSTFAGRLAAACGEAAVACGEAAVAASPRDGDPATPQDGDPATPQDGDPATPQSGGPATAAPVIHLDDLATHEELFAWDRRLREQVIDPFSEGRSARYGVYDWVRQRFVRECALAPAPVVLLEGVGAGRSALRPYLACLLWMELPDEAAWTRGRRRDGPELAAFWDGWIPAERAHFAADPSRPYADLLVSQVREGYEWHTRPVDAR; encoded by the coding sequence ATGGAAGCTGCCGCCGATCACGGTCTCGACGTGCTCGCCGCGCGTCTGCGCGCGCTGCCCCCCTCGTGCGGTCCGGTACGGCTGGTGGCCGTGGACGGGCACGCGGGGTCGGGGAAGAGCACGTTCGCGGGGCGGCTGGCGGCGGCGTGCGGGGAAGCCGCGGTGGCGTGCGGGGAAGCGGCGGTGGCCGCGTCGCCACGGGACGGCGACCCCGCCACCCCACAGGACGGCGACCCCGCCACCCCACAGGACGGCGACCCCGCGACCCCACAGAGCGGCGGCCCCGCCACCGCCGCGCCCGTCATCCACCTCGACGACCTGGCGACTCACGAGGAGCTTTTCGCGTGGGACCGACGGCTGCGGGAACAGGTGATCGATCCGTTCTCCGAAGGGCGGAGCGCGCGGTACGGCGTGTACGACTGGGTGCGCCAGCGCTTCGTGCGGGAGTGCGCGCTGGCGCCCGCCCCGGTCGTCCTTCTGGAAGGCGTCGGCGCCGGCCGCAGCGCGCTCCGCCCGTATCTGGCCTGCCTGCTGTGGATGGAGCTGCCCGACGAGGCCGCCTGGACACGGGGGCGGCGGCGGGACGGGCCGGAGCTCGCCGCCTTCTGGGATGGCTGGATTCCGGCCGAGCGCGCGCACTTCGCGGCCGATCCTTCCCGCCCGTACGCGGACCTGCTGGTGTCCCAGGTACGGGAGGGGTACGAGTGGCACACGAGGCCGGTGGACGCGCGTTGA